Below is a genomic region from Nitrospira sp..
TGCAGGTCACGTTGCAGTACGGTGATATTGGATCGACCAGGCGCATGGGGTACTTGCTCGAACAAGAAGGGGTCGAGGCGTTGCTTCTCCGGAGGCTTGAGCGAGCGCTGAAGCCCACACGGAGCTTTATCCCGTGGATTCCGTCAAAACCCAAACGCGGCACCATCAATCGCCGATGGGGGGTGGTGAACAATGCGCGGGCCTGAGACCCGGCTGCTGCGCCATCATCACGATGCCGCCTTCTTCTCCGAGGCCATCGCGTTTACCTCGGCGCAACAAGGATTCGTATCGGCCTTGATCGAGAAGGACTATTTCTGCAGCGTGGTGTTGGCCTACCTCTCCGGATTGTCCGATGGAAACCTGGTCTTCAAAGGCGGCACCTGTCTGACGAAAGTGCATGCGGGGTTTTATCGTCTGAGCGAAGACCTCGACTTCACGATCTCCATGCCGGTCGATGCTTCGCGCGCGGAACGCAGCCGTCAGATCGAGCCGGTGAAACGGGCACTGCGCACGCTGTACAAGGCGATGCCCGAATTCCGTGAAGACGAACCCCTCAGAGGCGCGAACAGTTCCCGGCAATACGTCGGCAGCGTGAGCTATGAGTCGCCGCTTTACCGGCGGAGGGAGACGATCAAAATTGAAATCAGTTTGCGCGAGCTATTGGTCGAACAACCTGGGCAGAGCCACGCTGCCACGATTCTCAGGAATCCCCTCACCGGGGAGCCGTTAGTTCCTCCAATTAGGTTCGCGTGCATTGCCAAACGAGAAGCGTTGGCTGAGAAGTTTCGTGCCGCATTGACTCGTCGGGAGCCGGCTGTTCGGGATTATTTCGATGTCGATTACGCGGTTCAGCATCGACAGCTCGACCCCACCGATGCCGCGTGGCTTCGGATGGTCAAGGACAAGCTGCCTGTGCCGGGCAATGAACCTGTCGATATCTCCGAACGGCGATTGCGACTGTTGCGAGACCAGATCGGGCTGTTTCTGAAACCAGTCCTCCGA
It encodes:
- a CDS encoding nucleotidyl transferase AbiEii/AbiGii toxin family protein, encoding MRGPETRLLRHHHDAAFFSEAIAFTSAQQGFVSALIEKDYFCSVVLAYLSGLSDGNLVFKGGTCLTKVHAGFYRLSEDLDFTISMPVDASRAERSRQIEPVKRALRTLYKAMPEFREDEPLRGANSSRQYVGSVSYESPLYRRRETIKIEISLRELLVEQPGQSHAATILRNPLTGEPLVPPIRFACIAKREALAEKFRAALTRREPAVRDYFDVDYAVQHRQLDPTDAAWLRMVKDKLPVPGNEPVDISERRLRLLRDQIGLFLKPVLRVDELRDFDLDRAFGLVAKVAVEAAA